The following are from one region of the Ananas comosus cultivar F153 linkage group 20, ASM154086v1, whole genome shotgun sequence genome:
- the LOC109725734 gene encoding uncharacterized protein LOC109725734 → MASANPSPVVSDQKKRAFDALERRFAAAAKSDLLHEDHLRSKKRSSDPSRRPQSHDPKRPVAASDATLSSPPSISDPSYSIKGDSGSSNATPQRRISDGETHPVYSKICETMHENLLQAAIMDSSRRDAVHRIVGDIIGKGEEAGKFARGAKSLKLDSWILLDNYVAKNDGLADARMRALKSHSKRSKKHMSMKQHRKVGSFNLPKEFHNFDLFKPMHEMWKEYINELTKENGKKKLSDRLLTADLHGAYLLVVECRDVTFKGVSGIMIRDTAETFGIITEDNRFRVVPKMGSVFIFQAGCWKITIYGDKLSPKGKLKESRAREQLQHRLSR, encoded by the exons ATGGCGTCCGCGAACCCTAGCCCCGTCGTCTCCGACCAGAAGAAGCGCGCCTTCGATGCCCTAGAGCGGAGGTTTGCTGCCGCTGCCAAATCCGATCTCCTCCACGAAGATCACCTCAGAAGCAAGAAGAGGAGCAGCGATCCCTCGCGAAGACCCCAATCCCACGACCCGAAGCGACCCGTCGCTGCCTCCGACGCCAcactctcttctcctccttcaaTATCCGATCCCTCTTACTCCATTAAAG GAGACTCGGGATCCTCAAATGCCACTCCCCAACGGAGGATCTCAG ATGGAGAAACACATCCTGTTTATTCGAAGATCTGTGAAACAATGCACGAAAACTTGCTACAAGCTGCTATTATG GATTCGAGTAGAAGGGATGCGGTTCACAGAATTGTTGGTGATATCATTGGGAAGGGCGAAGAAGCTGGGAAGTTTGCGAGGGGAGCTAAGAGCTTAAAATTGGATAGTTGGATTTTGCTTGATAACTATGTTGCAAAGAACGATGGGTTAGCGGACGCCCGCATGAGAGCATTAAAGAGTCACTCGAAGAGGTCGAAGAAGCATATGTCGATGAAGCAACATCGGAAAGTTGGGTCATTTAATTTGCCCAAGGAGTTCCACAA CTTTGATCTTTTTAAGCCAATGCATGAAATGTGGAAAGAGTACATTAATGAGCTCACAAAAGAAAATGG gaaaaagaaattaagcGACCGCCTGTTAACTGCTGATTTACACGGTGCCTATCTTCTAG TTGTTGAGTGCAGAGATGTCACCTTTAAAGGTGTAAGTGGTATTATGATTCGTGATACTGCAGAGACTTTTGGAATAATTACAGAGGACAATCGCTTCAGAG TTGTACCGAAAATGGGTTCAGTCTTCATATTCCAAGCTGGCTGCTGGAAAATTACAATTTATGGTGACAAACTTTCACCGAAGGGAAAGTTGAAGGAAAGCCGTGCTCGGGAGCAGCTGCAGCATCGTTTGTCAAGATGA